From a region of the Synechococcus sp. RS9916 genome:
- a CDS encoding S41 family peptidase yields MSASQPNRSSRSSWLVVLGAGGLAAAVALSSPGLGLPSAGSPSITDSPKEVIDQVWQIVYRDYLDSTGKYDPQQWRTLRRNLLTKAYAGSEESYEAIRGMLASLDDPYTRFLDPKEFKDMQIQTSGELMGVGIQISLDKDSKEIVVVSPIEGTPASRAGVQPKDVIVSIDGKSTKGMTTEDAVKLIRGKEGTEVVLGLRRKGAVVSVPLVRARIEIHAVESQLNTTAGGEKIGYIRLKQFNANAAKDMRAAIRKFEAEGANGYVLDLRSNPGGLLEASVDIARQWLDEGTIVSTKTRTGIQDVRRATGSALTQRPVVVLVNEGSASASEILSGALQDNKRAQLVGQKTFGKGLVQSVRGLSDGSGLTVTIAKYLTPNGVDIHKNGIKPDVAVAMSEKEIESLQLEDLGTKKDSQYRTAETTLLRAIKAANQTQTYKPGGANLQSALQPAG; encoded by the coding sequence ATGTCCGCTTCCCAGCCCAATCGATCGAGTCGTTCCTCTTGGTTGGTCGTGCTTGGCGCCGGAGGATTGGCGGCGGCCGTTGCGCTCTCCTCTCCGGGCTTAGGCCTGCCTTCGGCTGGATCACCATCAATCACCGATAGCCCCAAGGAGGTGATTGATCAGGTTTGGCAGATTGTCTACCGCGACTATCTCGATTCCACCGGAAAATACGATCCACAACAGTGGAGAACCCTGCGTCGCAATCTGCTCACCAAGGCCTATGCCGGCAGTGAAGAATCGTATGAAGCGATTCGAGGGATGCTCGCCAGTCTGGATGATCCCTACACGCGTTTCCTTGATCCGAAAGAGTTCAAGGACATGCAGATCCAGACCTCCGGTGAACTGATGGGGGTTGGGATCCAGATCTCCCTGGATAAGGACTCCAAAGAAATCGTTGTTGTTTCACCGATTGAAGGCACTCCTGCATCCCGCGCGGGGGTTCAGCCCAAAGACGTGATCGTCTCCATCGATGGCAAGTCCACCAAGGGCATGACCACCGAAGACGCCGTCAAATTGATCCGCGGTAAAGAAGGGACAGAAGTGGTTCTCGGCCTGCGCCGGAAGGGAGCGGTTGTGTCCGTCCCCCTCGTGCGTGCCCGCATCGAGATCCATGCTGTTGAAAGCCAGCTCAACACCACAGCTGGTGGAGAAAAGATTGGCTACATCCGCTTAAAGCAATTCAACGCCAATGCCGCCAAAGATATGCGGGCGGCGATTCGCAAATTCGAAGCAGAAGGTGCGAATGGCTATGTGCTCGACCTGCGCAGCAATCCTGGCGGCCTGCTTGAGGCCAGTGTTGACATTGCCCGTCAGTGGCTGGATGAAGGCACCATTGTCAGCACGAAGACGCGAACCGGCATTCAGGATGTGCGTCGGGCAACCGGCTCTGCTCTGACCCAGCGTCCCGTGGTGGTGCTGGTGAATGAAGGGTCAGCCAGCGCCAGCGAAATTCTTTCTGGTGCTCTGCAAGACAACAAACGTGCCCAGCTCGTTGGCCAAAAAACCTTTGGCAAAGGGTTGGTGCAATCCGTGCGCGGTCTTTCCGATGGATCCGGTTTGACGGTCACCATCGCTAAATATTTGACCCCCAACGGCGTCGATATCCACAAGAACGGCATCAAGCCGGATGTGGCTGTGGCCATGAGCGAAAAGGAGATTGAATCGCTGCAGCTTGAGGATCTTGGTACCAAGAAAGACAGCCAATACCGCACTGCAGAAACCACGCTGTTGCGGGCGATCAAAGCTGCGAACCAAACCCAGACCTACAAGCCAGGTGGCGCCAATCTTCAGAGCGCTCTTCAACCGGCAGGCTGA
- the mfd gene encoding transcription-repair coupling factor: MPLSSLVRLLQTSALTGELLERSQRSERLLLRGANRAARALVTTALARRADQSLLVVVPTLEEAGRWTALLELMGWRSAQLYPTSEGSPYEPFDPTTEITWGQLQVLSELQDKGSEGLAIVATERCLQPHLPPPQALASRCRTLRKGDSLDLEELAINLSQLGYERVSTIDQEGTWSRRGDIVDIFPVSSELPVRLEFFGDELDKLREFDPASQRSLDPVEHLRLTPTGFSPLIAEQLRDSMPEGLDQLLSEEQLGALLDGQTPEGMRRLMGLAWEQPASLLDYLPNHCSVVIDERRHGQAHGQQWLDHAEEHHSELALKVPPLHRSIAEAMEQAEAFSGFDLAELLEDDNHSNGFDLSSRPVAAYPNQFGKLGELIKGYQRERQAVWLVSAQPSRAVALLEEHDCISRFVPNAADHQAIDRLIEQGTPVALKSKGTAELEGLQLPAWRVVLVTDREFFGQQNLTSTGYVRRRRKAASRTVDPNKMQPGDFVVHRNHGIGRFQKLEKLAISGEVRDYLVVQYADGILRVAADQLGSLGRYRANSDSPPQLSKMGGSAWVKAKERASKAVRKVALDLVKLYAERHQAPGFAFPIDGPWQTELEDSFPYEPTPDQLKATAEVKRDMEKSQPMDRLVCGDVGFGKTEVAIRAIFKAITAGKQVAMLAPTTVLAQQHWRTLSERFAPYPIKVALLNRFRTAGERKTILEGLKKGTIDAVVGTHQLLSKSTAFDKLGLLVVDEEQRFGVNQKEKIKALRKDVDVLTLSATPIPRTLYMSLSGVREMSLITTPPPLRRPIKTHLAALDEEAVRSAIRQELDRGGQVFYVVPRVQGIEEVAGKLREMLPGLKLLVAHGQMAEGELESAMVAFNGGEADVMLCTTIVESGLDIPRVNTILIEDAHRFGLAQLYQLRGRVGRSGIQAHAWLFYPGDASLSDAARQRLRAIQEFAQLGSGYQLAMRDMEIRGVGNLLGVEQSGQMEAIGFDLYMEMLQESLAEIQGQDIPAVDDTQVDLQVTAFIPADWITDADEKMGAYRSAGECQSAEALVELAADWADRFGALPGPVQSLLQLMELKLLAKRCGFARIRPEKPNIALETPMEEPAFRLLRQGLPQHLHGRLVYQGGSGSTAKVLARGLGVLPMDKQLEELKTWLSQMAAQIPGGDGLTDAQRADQDKQRNDAVLSV, encoded by the coding sequence ATGCCCCTGAGCTCCCTGGTGCGCCTGCTGCAGACGTCGGCGTTGACGGGTGAATTGCTCGAGCGCAGCCAACGATCAGAGCGACTGCTGTTGCGTGGAGCCAATCGAGCAGCAAGGGCACTCGTGACCACAGCCCTCGCGCGTCGGGCCGATCAGTCGCTGCTCGTGGTGGTGCCGACACTTGAGGAAGCAGGCCGTTGGACGGCTTTGCTTGAGCTGATGGGCTGGCGATCAGCCCAGCTGTATCCCACCAGTGAAGGGTCCCCCTACGAACCCTTTGATCCCACCACCGAAATCACCTGGGGACAGCTTCAGGTCTTGAGTGAACTTCAGGACAAAGGCAGCGAAGGACTCGCAATCGTCGCCACTGAACGCTGTCTGCAGCCCCATCTGCCACCTCCGCAGGCACTGGCCAGTCGCTGCCGCACCTTGCGAAAAGGAGACAGCCTCGACCTTGAGGAGCTGGCCATCAATCTCAGTCAACTGGGGTATGAGCGCGTCTCCACCATCGACCAGGAAGGCACCTGGAGTCGGCGGGGTGACATCGTCGACATTTTTCCGGTTAGCAGCGAACTCCCCGTTCGCTTGGAATTCTTCGGTGATGAACTCGACAAGCTGCGCGAGTTCGACCCGGCGAGCCAGCGCTCTTTGGACCCGGTGGAGCATCTGAGGCTGACCCCGACAGGGTTCAGCCCCCTGATCGCCGAGCAACTGCGCGACAGCATGCCGGAAGGGCTTGACCAGCTTCTCTCAGAGGAGCAACTGGGTGCTCTTCTCGACGGTCAGACCCCCGAAGGAATGCGCCGTTTGATGGGTTTGGCCTGGGAGCAACCGGCTTCACTCCTCGATTACTTGCCGAATCACTGCAGTGTGGTGATCGATGAGCGGCGCCACGGGCAGGCCCACGGCCAGCAATGGCTGGACCATGCCGAGGAGCATCACAGTGAACTGGCTCTGAAGGTGCCCCCGCTGCACCGCTCCATTGCAGAGGCGATGGAACAAGCCGAGGCATTTTCCGGTTTTGATCTGGCGGAACTGCTGGAAGACGACAATCACAGCAACGGGTTTGACTTGTCCAGTCGCCCCGTAGCTGCCTACCCCAATCAGTTCGGAAAACTGGGGGAACTGATCAAGGGATACCAGCGGGAACGTCAGGCGGTCTGGTTGGTTTCCGCGCAGCCGAGCCGAGCAGTCGCCTTGTTGGAAGAGCACGACTGCATCAGCCGCTTCGTGCCGAATGCCGCCGACCACCAAGCGATTGATCGACTGATTGAACAAGGCACGCCGGTTGCCTTGAAGAGCAAGGGCACCGCTGAACTGGAGGGTCTCCAGTTACCAGCGTGGCGCGTGGTGCTGGTGACCGATCGGGAGTTTTTCGGGCAGCAGAACCTCACCAGCACCGGCTACGTCCGTCGGCGACGTAAGGCCGCTAGCCGGACCGTGGACCCCAACAAGATGCAGCCCGGGGACTTCGTGGTGCATCGCAATCACGGGATCGGGCGCTTTCAGAAGCTGGAGAAACTGGCCATCAGCGGTGAAGTGCGCGATTACCTCGTCGTGCAATACGCCGATGGCATCCTGCGGGTGGCCGCTGACCAGCTCGGAAGCCTGGGTCGCTATCGCGCCAATAGCGACAGCCCACCGCAGCTCAGCAAGATGGGTGGCTCCGCTTGGGTCAAGGCCAAGGAGCGGGCCAGCAAAGCGGTGCGCAAGGTCGCCCTGGATCTGGTCAAGCTCTACGCAGAACGTCACCAGGCTCCTGGTTTTGCCTTCCCCATCGACGGACCCTGGCAGACAGAACTCGAGGACTCCTTTCCCTACGAACCAACGCCGGATCAACTCAAAGCGACGGCAGAGGTGAAACGCGATATGGAGAAGTCGCAACCGATGGACCGGCTGGTCTGCGGAGATGTGGGCTTCGGTAAGACCGAAGTGGCCATTCGGGCGATCTTTAAAGCAATCACCGCCGGGAAACAGGTGGCGATGCTGGCACCGACAACAGTGTTGGCTCAGCAGCACTGGCGCACCTTGTCAGAACGCTTCGCTCCCTACCCGATCAAGGTGGCCCTTCTCAACCGATTCCGCACAGCAGGGGAGCGCAAAACAATCCTTGAAGGGCTGAAGAAAGGCACGATTGATGCGGTGGTCGGGACCCACCAGTTGCTGAGTAAAAGCACAGCCTTCGACAAACTCGGCTTGTTGGTTGTTGACGAAGAACAGCGCTTCGGTGTGAACCAAAAAGAAAAGATCAAAGCGCTACGCAAAGACGTCGACGTCTTGACCCTCTCGGCCACACCGATTCCGCGAACGCTCTACATGAGCCTTTCTGGAGTGCGCGAGATGAGCCTGATCACCACCCCACCGCCCTTGCGTCGACCGATCAAAACGCACTTGGCTGCCTTGGATGAGGAGGCCGTGCGCAGTGCCATTCGTCAAGAGCTGGATCGCGGCGGCCAGGTGTTTTACGTGGTGCCACGTGTGCAGGGCATTGAGGAGGTGGCCGGCAAATTGCGCGAGATGTTGCCCGGCTTGAAATTGCTGGTGGCCCATGGCCAGATGGCCGAGGGCGAATTGGAAAGCGCGATGGTTGCTTTCAACGGCGGGGAAGCCGACGTGATGCTGTGCACCACGATCGTGGAGAGCGGCCTCGACATCCCCCGTGTCAACACGATCCTGATCGAAGACGCCCATCGCTTTGGTCTGGCACAGCTCTACCAGTTACGCGGCCGGGTGGGGCGCAGTGGCATTCAGGCCCATGCCTGGTTGTTCTATCCAGGCGATGCGTCTCTCAGTGATGCCGCGCGGCAACGACTGCGTGCGATCCAGGAATTTGCCCAACTGGGCAGTGGTTATCAGCTGGCCATGCGCGACATGGAGATCCGCGGCGTTGGCAACCTGCTCGGTGTGGAGCAAAGCGGCCAAATGGAAGCCATCGGCTTCGATCTCTACATGGAAATGCTGCAGGAGTCCCTGGCCGAGATCCAGGGACAAGACATTCCAGCGGTCGATGACACCCAGGTGGACCTTCAGGTCACCGCCTTCATTCCGGCCGATTGGATCACCGATGCCGACGAAAAGATGGGGGCATACCGCTCGGCTGGCGAGTGTCAGAGCGCCGAAGCGCTGGTGGAACTGGCAGCTGATTGGGCAGATCGCTTCGGAGCACTGCCTGGCCCTGTGCAGTCGCTGCTGCAGTTGATGGAGCTGAAGTTGCTGGCAAAACGCTGTGGCTTCGCCCGGATTCGGCCCGAGAAACCGAACATTGCTCTAGAGACACCGATGGAAGAGCCGGCATTCCGTTTGCTGCGGCAGGGATTACCCCAACACCTGCATGGCCGCTTGGTCTATCAGGGCGGGAGCGGGAGCACGGCGAAGGTGCTGGCCCGCGGCCTCGGCGTGTTGCCGATGGACAAACAGCTGGAGGAATTGAAAACCTGGCTGTCTCAGATGGCCGCTCAAATCCCTGGGGGCGATGGTCTCACCGACGCGCAGCGTGCGGATCAAGACAAGCAGCGCAACGACGCCGTTCTCAGCGTTTAA
- the ispG gene encoding (E)-4-hydroxy-3-methylbut-2-enyl-diphosphate synthase, producing MNADSRRYDTQIHRRVTRTVMVGDVPIGSAHPVAVQSMINEDTLDIDAAVAGIRRLADAGCEIVRVTTPSMAHAKAMGEIRAALRAQGCNVPLVADVHHNGIRIALEVAKHVDKVRINPGLFVFDKPDPSRQEFSQSEFDAIGQRIKDDFRPLVELLKAENKALRIGVNHGSLAERMLFTHGDTPKGMVESAMEFVRICDELDFHNIVISMKASRAPVMLAAYRLMADTLDAEGFNYPLHLGVTEAGDGDYGRVKSTAGIATLLAEGLGDTIRVSLTEAPEKEIPVCFSILQALGLRKTMVEYVACPSCGRTLFNLEEVLNQVRNATAHLTGLDIAVMGCIVNGPGEMADADYGYVGKTPGVISLYRGRDEIRKVPEQEGVEALIQLIKDDGRWVEPA from the coding sequence ATCAACGCCGACTCCCGTCGCTACGACACCCAGATCCATCGCCGTGTGACCCGCACGGTGATGGTTGGAGACGTTCCCATTGGCAGTGCCCATCCCGTGGCGGTGCAGTCGATGATCAATGAGGACACTCTCGATATCGATGCAGCCGTTGCTGGCATCCGTCGGCTGGCCGATGCCGGCTGCGAAATCGTTCGTGTCACCACACCCTCCATGGCTCACGCCAAGGCCATGGGTGAAATTCGCGCTGCCCTGCGAGCGCAAGGGTGCAACGTTCCTTTGGTGGCCGACGTTCACCACAACGGCATCCGCATCGCTCTGGAAGTGGCGAAGCATGTCGACAAGGTGCGCATCAATCCCGGGTTATTCGTTTTCGATAAACCCGACCCGTCCAGGCAGGAGTTTTCCCAGAGCGAGTTCGATGCGATTGGTCAGCGCATCAAAGATGACTTCCGCCCCCTTGTGGAACTGCTGAAAGCTGAAAACAAGGCGTTGCGGATCGGCGTCAATCACGGTTCCTTGGCTGAGCGAATGCTGTTCACCCACGGCGACACCCCGAAAGGGATGGTGGAGTCGGCCATGGAATTTGTGCGCATCTGCGACGAGCTTGACTTCCACAACATCGTGATTTCGATGAAAGCTTCGCGCGCTCCCGTGATGCTTGCGGCCTACCGCCTGATGGCTGACACCTTGGACGCGGAAGGGTTCAACTACCCCCTGCACCTTGGCGTGACTGAGGCGGGTGATGGCGACTACGGCCGCGTCAAAAGCACGGCGGGCATTGCCACCCTCTTGGCGGAGGGGCTTGGCGACACGATTCGGGTGTCGCTGACAGAAGCACCAGAAAAAGAAATTCCTGTGTGCTTCTCAATCCTTCAGGCTCTGGGTCTTCGCAAAACGATGGTCGAATACGTGGCCTGCCCGAGCTGCGGTCGCACTTTGTTTAATCTCGAGGAGGTGCTCAATCAGGTGAGAAATGCCACCGCTCATCTCACCGGTTTAGACATCGCGGTGATGGGTTGCATCGTCAATGGCCCCGGCGAGATGGCAGATGCTGACTACGGTTACGTCGGCAAGACTCCCGGTGTGATCTCCCTCTATCGCGGTCGCGATGAGATCCGCAAGGTGCCTGAACAAGAGGGTGTGGAAGCGCTGATTCAATTGATCAAGGATGACGGGCGCTGGGTGGAACCCGCTTGA